In one Halichondria panicea chromosome 4, odHalPani1.1, whole genome shotgun sequence genomic region, the following are encoded:
- the LOC135334695 gene encoding sushi, von Willebrand factor type A, EGF and pentraxin domain-containing protein 1-like — MTSMLCRLVCVVLLSGITALAGGQQSSVICTDLPSLAIGDIDYGGAGSTNSRPEGTVARYTCDTGYTLNGGSTFRTCGSGVWSGFAPVCLLNCPDLLPLTNGMIMYNATAGSTVKNKTFSSTAVHSCNTGYTLTGGATTRVCVSGGRWNGSPPTCQKDTGPTCPDLPSLTNGMIMYSAGSPDNRPFITVVTYSCNPGYTLTSTGRDTTRICVSGGSWSGSAPTCQGPTEPPTTCPDLTVPANGMISYTMGTASLRPVGTMATYTCDTGYTLNGGSTRVCVTGWIWSGSTPTCQGDSLDTGPTVAPSITCPDLTSMTNGMISYNTGNSPRSVDTVATYTCDTGYTLNGGTTTRTCRSDGMWSGSAPNCQGPCSDLPPLMNGDIAYTGGLADSRPINTIATYTCDNGYTLTGGSFRACPNDGTWSGTTPTCQLNTGPTEPPTTCPDLTVSTNGMITYNMGTVSLRPVGTMATYNCTTDYTLDGGSTRTCGSDGMWSGSAPTCLLAEITTSPPTATTATTGGDTGPTTAANNTGGVVAGVVLVLLILAAVIVVGIIVGVYFWRKLRGNQTKYTQSPSPRHAPPPRPIPYQASFKKSNGQDSKVTIEKVDEPSIVEFPSDTHVTEGEEVYLRVKVGGHPPPSITWYHDSRKVTADYATELDQDDGLSFPSVETKHAGEYRL; from the exons tgtagactagtgtgtgtggtccTGCTCTCTGGGATCACTGCACTGGCAGGGGGACAGCAAAGTTCAG TGATCTGCACTGACCTACCCTCACTGGCTATTGGGGATATCGACTATGGTGGTGCTGGATCCACTAACAGCAGACCAGAGGGCACTGTGGCCAggtacacctgtgacactggctacactctcaatggaggcagcaccttcaggacttgtgggagtggagtgtggagtgggtttgCTCCAGTGTGTCTGC TGAACTGCCCTGACTTACTCCcactgaccaatgggatgattaTGTACAATGCTACTGCTGGATCTACTGTTAAAAACAAAACGTTCAGCTCTACTGCTGTGCATTCCtgcaacactggctacactctcactggaggtgCCACCACCAGGGtctgtgtgagtggagggagatggaatgggtcacctccaacttgtcaaa AGGACACAGGACCCACCTGCCCTGACTTACCCTCACTGACAAATGggatgattatgtacagtgctggATCCCCTGACAACAGACCTTTCATCACTGTGGTCACCTACTCCTGTaaccctggctacactctcactagTACTGGAAGGGACACCACGCGGAtctgtgtgagtggagggagctggagtgggtcagctccaacttgtcaag GACCTActgaaccacccaccacctgtcctgacctcactgtaccagccaatggaatgatcagctACACTATGGGGACTGCTAGTCTGAGACCAGTGGGCActatggccacctacacctgtgacactggctacactctcaatggaggcagcACTAGGGTCTGTGTGACTGGATGGATCTGGAGTGGGTCAACTCCAACTTGCCAAGGTGACTCTT TGGATACAGGACCGACAGTTGCTCCATCCATCACCTGCCCTGACCTAACTTCTAtgaccaatggaatgatcagctACAATACGGGGAATAGTCCCAGAtcagtggacactgtggccacctacacctgtgacactggctacactctcaatggaggtactaccaccaggacttgtaggagtgatggaatgtggagtgggtcagctccaaATTGTCAAG GACCTTGTTCTGATTTACCACCACTAATGAATGGAGACATTGCCTACACTGGTGGACTTGCTGACAGCAGGCCTATTAATACAATTGCTACCTACACTTGTGacaatggctacactctcactggagggagTTTCCGAGCTTGTCCGAATGATGGGACCTGGAGTGGAACAACTCCAACCTGTCAAT TGAACACAGGACCCActgaaccacccaccacctgtcCTGACCTGACTGTAtcaaccaatggaatgatcaccTACAATATGGGGACTGTTAGTCTGAGACCAGTGGGCACTATGGCCACCTATAACTGTACCACTGACTACACTCTGGATGGAGGcagcaccaggacttgtgggagtgatggaatgtggagtgggtcagctccaacttgtctgT TAGCGGAAATCACTACCTCTCCCCCCACTGCAA CCACTGCCACTACTGGAGGGGACACTGGGCCCACCACTGCAGCTAACAACACAGGAGGTGTGGTGGCAGGTGTAGTCCTTGTGTTACTCATTCTAGCCGCTGTCATTGTGGTGGGTATCATTGTCGGGGTCTACTTCTGGAG GAAACTTCGTGGCAACCAGACCAAGTACACACAATCACCCTCCCCACGtcatgcccctccccctcgcCCCATCCCCTATCAAGCATCCTTCAAGAAGAGCAACGGACAAGACAGTAAAGTCACTATTGAGAAAGTCGACG AGCCTAGTATAGTAGAGTTTCCTAGTGATACTCATGTGacggagggggaggaggtgtaTCTGAGGGTGAAGGTGGGAggtcaccctccacccagtatcACCTGGTACCACGACAGTAGGAAGGTGACTGCAGACTATGCCACAGAACTGGACCAGGACGATGGATTATCCTTCCCTAGTGTGGAGACTAAGCATGCTGGTGAGTACAGGCTATAA
- the LOC135334777 gene encoding uncharacterized protein LOC135334777 — protein sequence MTSMLCGLVCVVLLSGLTALAGGQPETTAPVTCSDNLPNLLNGAITYDGGSIDSRPVDTVATHTCNPGYTLSGVSSTTRTCGSDGMWSGFAPDCQPDCRDLPQLTNGMIMYSGGSPGNRPFISSAVHSCNTGYTLTGGTFSVGTTRVCGTGGRWDGSPPICQVNTGLNPTPTTCPDLIAPTSGMIKYDMETMGARPLNTVATFTCITGYMLTGNTTRTCGSGGRWSGSPPNCMRMRTCFDFPPLMNGDITYTGGSIDSRPVDTVATYTCNNGYTLTTGGSFRQCQNNGTWSGSTPTCQLNTGPTEPPITCPDLIVPANGMISYNMGSASPRPVSTVATYTCNSGYTLNGGSSTRTCGSNGVWSGSELTCQPNCPDLPTLINGMIMYSAGSRFDSGATYSCNTGYTLTGGDAVRICVSGGSWSGSPPTCQEPTDPPTTCPDLTKPANGMISYNMGTASLRPVDTVATYTCDPGYTLNGDTTNTCRSDGVWSGSAPTCGATCPDLTVPANGVIIYSSSTSPHPQGTVATQSCLNGYVPSTTSTATRVCRADRLWSGSALTCQLPPVYVSVGTTNYAANNSQVAIDTIGDTTETALTCRTNSTICCTGKDNPNSANGLGDWLFPNGTVVTRSQEITDSDTDLLYRSRNTSALRLHRRGSVSGPTGSYCCVIPDNTEVDMTFCVQLATATTGGDTDASNTGGVVAGVVIVLLILAAVIVVGIIVGVYFWRKLRGNQTKYSPSPRHAPPPRPTPYQASFKKSNGQDSKVTIQKVDEPSIVEFPSDTHVTEGEEVYLRVKVGGHPPPSLTWYHDGRMVTADYATELDQDGGLSFPSVETKHAGVYKLVVTGASGSTTQQVVTVTVMSEGGEASEGVEGVDYAPIPVTEFGAYVADLHAGSNKKFKDLYKNLDSGERGHPVIISVTPENKLNNRFGNIAVYDDNLIILDPIPGQEDCQSDYINACYVDGYKKPKRFIATQGPLPGTLVDFWRMMWQERPPIIVMLTNLMENNKIKCEQYWPESGKKQFGPFTVAITDQQILADYTMRTLEASLEGDRRVLRVKLFHFTAWPDHGVPDYATPILAFHRRVKSQHKPSKGPILIHCSAGVGRTGTYIAIDNVLDQISVEGLIDISGTIIKSRNQRMKLVQTQDQYVFIHDAILESVTCGDTQISAGDLRRQIQKISSVAPGKTISDFQYQFQILEQVTPNPKEVRSPIAVKNAARNRNMDYLPPETSRVILKGEQPDYIHAVFAHGYKHQKAYIIAQNPLDSTVRNFWKVIYDRKCAAVVMLTPLSENGQEACSQYWPESGNVTSFGEFTIDNLGEESNTGFVMRQLSVLNEKIQKAHQLTQFHITNWNSSGKCENLKTVTDVNEEVIKVQRRTGNNPVLVHCNDTATRSGMYCSVATTIDRCKTEGVVDVFQVVKALRVHKPGAVPSVDNYKDLFDATLVYLDSFDNYANFQDI from the exons ATGACCTCCATGCTGTGtggactagtgtgtgtggtccTGCTCTCTGGGCTCACTGCACTGGCAGGGGGACAGCCAG AGACCACTGCTCCAGTCACATGTTCTGATAATCTCCCCAACCTCCTCAATGGAGCCATAACCTATGATGGTGGATCCATTGACAgcagaccagtggacactgtggccactcacacctgtaaccctggctacactctcagtGGAGTCAGCAGtaccaccaggacttgtgggagtgatggaatgtggagtgggtttGCTCCTGattgtcagc CTGACTGCCGTGACTTACCCCAACTGACCAACGggatgattatgtacagtggTGGATCCCCTGGCAACAGACCTTTCATCTCTAGTGCTGTACACTCCtgcaacactggctacactctcactggaggtacTTTCAGTGTAGGTACTACCAGGGTCTGTGGGACTGGAGGGAGATGGGATGGGTCACCTCCAATTTGTCAAG tgaacaCTGGACTGAATCCTACGCCCACCACCTGTCCTGACTTGATTGCTCCAACCAGTGGAATGATTAAATATGATATGGAGACCATGGGCGCTAGACCACtgaacactgtggccaccttcaCCTGTATCACAGGATACATGCTGACTGGAAAtaccaccaggacttgtgggagtggaGGGAGATGGAGTGGGTCACCTCCTAATTGTATGCGTATGC GAACTTGTTTTGATTTCCCACCACTAATGAATGGAGACATTACCTACACTGGTGGATCTATTGATAGCAGACCTGTTGATACCGTTGCTACCTACACTTGTAACAATGGCTACACCCTCACTACTGGAGGGAGTTTCAGACAATGTCAGAATAATGGGACCTGGAGTGGGTCAACTCCAACCTGTCAAT TGAACACAGGACCCACTGAACCACCCATCACCTGTCCTGACCTCATTGTACcagccaatggaatgatcagctACAATATGGGGTCTGCTAGTCCGAGACCAGTGagcactgtggccacctacacctgtaactctggctacactctcaatggaggcagcagcaccaggacttgtgggagtaatggagtgtggagtgggtcagaaCTAACTTGTCAGC CTAACTGCCCTGACTTACCCACATTGATCAATGggatgattatgtacagtgctggATCTAGATTTGATAGTGGTGCTACCTACTCTTGTAACAcaggctacactctcactggaggggaCGCCGTCAGGAtctgtgtgagtggagggagctggagtgggtcacctccaacttgtcaag AACCTACTgacccacccaccacctgtCCTGACCTCACTAAACcagccaatggaatgatcagctacaatatggggactgctagtctgagaccagtggacactgtggccacctacacctgtgaccctggctacactctcaatggagacaCCACCAATACTTGTaggagtgatggagtgtggagtgggtcagctccaacttgtggAG CCACCTGTCCTGACCTCACTGTACCAGCCAATGGAGTGATCATCTACAGCTCTAGTACCTCACCACACCCTCAGGGAACAGTGGCTACACAGAGCTGCTTGAATGGATACGTACCCTCCACTACCAGCACTGCTACCAGAGTGTGTAGAGCTGACAGATTGTGGAGTGGATCAGCTCTCACTTGTCAAT taCCGCCTGTCTACGTCTCCGTGGGAACCACCAACTATGCTGCTAATAACTCACAGGTTGCCATAGACACCATCGGAGATACCACTGAGACAGCATTGACTTGCAGAACTAACTCAACTATTTGCTGTACAGGAAAAGATAATCCCAATAGTGCCAATGGATTAGGAGATTGGCTGTTTCCGAATGGAACAGTTGTCACTAGGAGTCAGGAAATTACTGATTCAGACACTGATCTACTGTACAGAAGTCGAAATACAAGTGCACTCAGACTCCATCGTCGAGGGTCTGTGTCAGGCCCCACTGGCTCCTACTGCTGTGTGATTCCTGACAATACTGAAGTAGATATGACATTCTGTGTGCAGTTAG CCACAGCCACTACTGGAGGGGACACTGATGCTAGCAACACAGGAGGTGTGGTGGCAGGTGTAGTCATTGTGTTACTCATTCTAGCCGCTGTCATTGTGGTGGGTATCATTGTCGGGGTCTACTTCTGGAG GAAACTTCGTGGCAACCAGACCAAGTACAGTCCCTCCCCACGccatgcccctccccctcgcCCCACCCCCTATCAAGCATCCTTCAAGAAGAGCAACGGACAAGACAGTAAAGTCACCATCCAGAAAGTTGACG AGCCTAGTATAGTAGAGTTTCCTAGTGATACTCATGTGacggagggggaggaggtgtaTCTGAGGGTGAAGGTGGGAggtcaccctccacccagtctcACCTGGTACCACGATGGTAGGATGGTGACTGCAGACTATGCCACAGaactggaccaggacggtggaTTATCCTTCCCTAGTGTGGAGACTAAGCATGCTG GTGTGTATAAACTGGTGGTTACTGGAGCCTCAGGGTCAACAACACAACAGGTCGTCACGGTAACAGTGATGAGTGAGGGTGGTGAGgctagtgagggggtggagggggtggactACGCCCCCATACCTGTGACAGAGTTTGGAGCGTACGTGGCTGACCTCCATGCTGGCAGTAATAAGAAGTTCAAAGATCTTTACAAG aatCTGGACAGTGGGGAGAGGGGTCATCCAGTGATTATTTCAGTGACTCCTGAGAACAAACTCAACAACAGATTTGGCAACattgctgtgt ATGATGACAACCTCATTATCTTAGACCCCATCCCTGGACAAGAGGACTGTCAGAgtgactacatcaatgcctGCTATGTagac GGGTACAAGAAGCCTAAAAGGTTCATAGCAACACAAG GACCACTGCCAGGAACTCTGGTGGACTTCTGGCGCATGATGTGGCAGGAGAGACCACCCATAATAGTCATGCTCACCAACCTCATGGAGAACAACAAGATCAAGTGCGAACAATACTGGCCAGAGTCTGGGAAGAAGCAGTTTGGACCATTCACAGTGGCCATTACAGATCAGCAAATACTGGCTGACTACACCATGAGGACATTGGAGGCTTCA TTGGAGGGAGATCGCCGTGTGCTGAGAGTCAAGCTATTCCATTTCACTGCCTGGCCTGATCACGGTGTGCCTGactatgccacgcccattctTGCATTCCATCGTCGGGTTAAGTCTCAGCACAAGCCATCGAAAGGTCCTATTCTGATCCACTGCAGTGCTGGTGTGGGACGCACAGGCACTTACATTGCCATTGATAATGTCCTCGATCAGATCTCAGTCGAAGGTCTCATCGATATTTCCGGCACCATTATCAAATCTCGCAACCAGAGGATGAAGCTTGTACAAACACAG GACCAATATGTGTTCATCCACGATGCTATCCTGGAGTCAGTGACGTGTGGAGACACTCAGATCAGTGCTGGAGATCTGCGCAGACAGATACAGAAAATATCATCAGTGGCCCCGGGAAAAACCATCTCAGATTTCCAATACCAGTTCCAAATTCTGGAACAGGTTACTCCAAATCCTAAAGAAGTTCGAAGTCCTATTGCTGTTAAGAATGCTGCCAGGAACAGGAACATGGACTACCTGCCAC CTGAGACCAGTCGTGTGATTCTGAAGGGAGAGCAACCTGACTACATTCAtgctgtgtttgctcat ggCTACAAGCACCAGAAGGCATACATCATTGCCCAGAATCCACTGGACTCAACTGTGCGTAACTTCTGGAAGGTGATCTATGACAGGAAGTGTGCGGCTGTTGTGATGTTGACTCCACTCAGTGAGAATGGGCAG gaggcatgctcccagtactggccagagaGTGGCAATGTCACCTCCTTCGGTGAATTCACCATCGATAACTTGGGGGAGGAATCCAACACTGGGTTCGTTATGAGGCAACTGAGCGTCCTCAATGAAAAG ATCCAAAAGGCCCATCAATTGACTCAGTTCCACATCACTAACTGGAATAGCAGTGGAAAGTGTGAGAACCTCAAAACTGTAACTGACGTCAATGAGGAGGTTATAAAGGTTCAAAGGAGGACTGGAAACAACCCTGTACTTGTCCATTGCAA TGACACTGCGACCCGCTCTGGTATGTACTGCTCTGTAGCTACTACCATTGATCGTTGCAAGACAGAGGGAGTGGTGGATGTGTTCCAggtggtcaaggctctcaggGTCCACAAGCCAGGGGCAGTACCCTCAGTC GACAACTACAAGGATCTGTTTGATGCTACTCTGGTCTACTTGGACTCCTTTGACAACTATGCCAACTTCCAAGATATTTGA